In Salvia splendens isolate huo1 unplaced genomic scaffold, SspV2 ctg750, whole genome shotgun sequence, the genomic window actatcacttgattagttcttggtttagaattagattagaggtgttgagttcttggagaaagttcttgagtgattgtaaatctctgcatttttctcaatatactgaatcatattgcctttggccgtggacgtagatcttacgatcgaaccacgtaaaactctaGTGTTCTTTCTTTTCGCATGGTTGTCATCATCGAACTCTTGCATACTTTCATAACATGAGTTTCTGATGATCAAAATTTGATGCAAGGATTATCCTCCCAGAGCAATGATGTTGTACAGCATGTATGTTGCATAATGAACCAAATATCTGGGTCGCATAAGAGTCGCTAGAAAGGGAAAAAAAGTCATGTAGTTAAATTTCCCAATCAATCCATAGCCACAGGCAAgatattcaaaagataatgtacCTTAATACTGCAAGGCTACTTTTTGTGAAGATTTCTCCAAGTTCCACTACCATAGTTGCTCAAGTAACACAGATTCAAATTCATTTAATGAAATGTCaagtaagaaaagaaaaattacaTATAGGTAATTTCCCAAAAGATATTCATGTAGTTAAATTTCCCAATCAATCCATAGCCACAGGCAAgatattcaaaagataatgtacCTTAATACTGCAAGGCTACTTTTTGTGAAGATTTCTCCAAGCTCCACTACCATAGTTGCTCAAGTAACACAGATTCAAATTCATTTAATGAAATGTCaagtaagaaaagaaaaattacaTATAGGTATGCCAGTTCACCAAAAGGGCATCATAAACCTCATATAGATATAGTAAGCTAAGGTGACAGCAATTGCTATTAATAACAGAAGCAATCGAAACCAAGTGAACAATTTTCATTGGATTATAATAATGACATACTGGAGCTCAACTAATATGCAATGCAATGCATTAGACATGTAACCTCAAAAAACCCCAATCCTATATTACAAATCAAGCGATCTTACAACCACTGTCAAAACCAAATCCACAAAGCAGCCAAAGAATCCCAATAAACCACAACTTATCTTTATATCTACTCGATAATCGACTGAATGATACCAGCACCTACAATCTTCCCACCTTCTCTGATAGCAAATCTCATCCCCTGCTCACAAGCAACCGGTGTCATAAGCTCAACCTCCATTTTCACATGATCACCTGGCATCACCATCTTCGATTCCTCATCTTGATCATTCATGATCCTGACCACCGCCCCCCGTTACATCAGTGGTCCTCATGTAAAATTGAGGCATATAATTCGTAAAGAAAGGGGAATGCCTCCCACCTTCCTCCTTTTTCAACACATAAACCACCACCATAAACTTCTTGTGAGGCGTGATTGTGCCAGGCTTAGCCAGCACCATCCCCCTCTGAATATCAGCCTTCTGAATACCTCTCAACAGTAAACCCACATTATCCCCGGCCACGGCCTCATCCAACGTCTTCTGAAACATCTCCACGCCCGTTATAATTGTGCTCCTTGTCTCCTTCAATCCAACAATGTCTACTGTATCCCCAATCTTGATTGTCCCACTCTCCACCCTCCCAGTAGCCACAGTCCCCCTGCCGGTAATCGAGAAAACATCCTCTATAGCCATCAAAAACGGTAAATCAGTCCTCTGCGGAATGGGAATGTAGCTATCAACCTCATTCATCAGCTGGTAAATTTTATCAACCCACTCATTCTCCCCTCTTTTAATCTTAGGGTTCTCAATCAAGGCATTCAAAGCTAGCAATGCAGATCCAGAAACAATCGGAATATCATCACCAGGAAATTCATGCGTGGAAAGCAACTCCCTCACCTCCAATTCCACCAGCTGCAGCAGCTCCTCATCATCAACCTGATCCTGTTTATTCAAAAAAAACCACCATACTCGGAACCCCGACCTGCTTCGCAAGCAAAATGTGCTCCTTCGTCTGCGGCATAGAGCCATCGGCGCCGGAGACGACGAGGATCGCGCCGTCCATCTGCGCGGCGCCGGTGATCATGTTCTTCACGTAGTCGGCGTGGCCGGGGCAGTCGACGTGGGCGTAGTGGCGGTTCTCCGTCTCGTACTCGACGGTAGCGGTGTTGATCGTGATGCCGCGCTTCAGCTCCTCGGGAGCGGCGTCGATCTCCTCGTACCTCTTCGGGGCGGAGTTTCCAAGGGAGGCCAGCGCCATCGTGAGCGCGGCGGTCAGGGTGGTTTTTCCATGATCGACGTGGCCGATCGTGCCGATGTTGACGTGCGGCTTCTTCCGCTCGAACTTTCCGCGGGCGGCGCGGACGGAGAAGCGGCGGAGCGGGGCGGCGGCGACGATgtggaaattgaaattgaagttGGTGGAGGGAGTGAATGAGGAGATGAGAGCGAATTTAGAGGATTTTGGAGAGGGTTTGGTGTTTGGGAAAGAAGGTGTGGGAATGTGTGTGAGCTTTGTGATCGACGAAACGGCGGCGATGGAGGCCATGAGAGAGAGATTCTATAGAAAGAGGGAAGACTGTTACTGTATATTGGAGACCCCTAAAACTTAATTAGTCAAAATTTGTGAATCATGTTCATTTTAACAcatgaattttttataattgCAATTTAAATCATCAAAATTGTAAGTAATGTTTTTCAGTTGCATCACTTGCATGGACGCATTCTTGTTATTACATGAGCATGCTTCAAACTGCACAAAGGCCCCCCAAACTcttataaaattgtattttggtCCTTGATATTCAAAATAACTGCTTTGAGGggtgtaaaaaattaaaaaaaactattctCTAGTGTCTACAGCTCGCTTAGTTTTGATAGAAACTATTctcaaatatatttttaatagcGTATTCATTAAAGATGTTATCATGAATTACTAAACCAATAGAACCATTTACATAAGTATGATGATCAAATAGCAAATTTAGACCATTCTGAAAAGggaagacaaaaaaaaaaagagagagagagagaacagCAGCTTCCCTGTATAGCAAAGTAATACAACAGCCTCCGTTGGGAAAACAAGATACATCTGGTAGAATACATTACACGTTATTCTTCTATCAGCTTCGCTTCATCTTCACAAAGCAGTTGCAGTCGACATTGATCTCGATTCATGATAATTTCCCACAAACATCTAAAACTAATTTTCTTTCAAACACAAAAGAGGCGTAGCTTCTTGTTCAATTCGTGCCATATATCTTTGCGTTGCACACTCTAGTAATCCTGTGGTGAGCCTCCTTTGGCACGTCCTTCAGAAGTTCCAAAACGGCTTCTTTGTGCATCTGCTTCAGATCGTTCAGCTCCTTGTACTGCTCGTCCAGCACAGAGTCGAGTTTCTTTAGAACACTTTTGATGCCACCCGCGTCACTTCCACATGGAGATGAGTTGTCTTTTTCTTCCAATTGGCGATGATTCCTGTTTTCAGGTGGACCAAGGAGCCGGTGACCTTCATTAAATTGTAACCCGCTAGGTGCAGAATTTGGTTCCTGCTTGCTGTCATCTTCGTGATCAGAGTCATACCCCACGTGACTGAGAAGTGAAACATTGTGAGAGGTGTTATTATCTTTATGGCTGAATGGTGATCGTGACGTCACTTCAGACCAGCTGTCTCCAGACGTGGTTGAATCAGCAGACATCAAGTTAGACGGCCCTGCCTTAAGTGGTGAGCATCCGCCACAGGCTTTGGGCGAATCAGACCAATATTTTCTACCCGAGGGGAGTCTTTCCAAAACAAGAGGGCCAGAGGGATGATTCTCATGCATCGTGGGACTGGAAGACATGTCTCCGTGTGTTCCAAGTACACCAAATTCAATCATTGTTTGACCATTAAAACTGCCGCTGTTTGCAGTTCCTCTAGGTGTCCAATCTGGAATGAGGGATTGGAATTCAGAATCGATCATATCAGCAATAACTGAGACGTCATGATCTGTCAAATCCAGCTCTTCAACCATTTCACTAGCAACAGCAGTGGACGTATCCTCCTCGACATCAAATGGAAAGTGAATGTTTCGTATATGACCTGAAAAAAGTAAGTCACTGTGCATTCAATGACAAGAAGAACTAATTGCAGCAAATGGGAAACGGTGATATCAATAACCTGATGCATCTGCTATTCGAAGTTTCAAAAATATCGTATTATGGTCTTTCCTATGACCCTGCAGTGTGAAGTCTCGACTACCCTCAAAACCAGAATCTTGGTTTGCACCAATGTCAAACCAGTTGCCATTATCACCTACAAATACATAATGATGGAAAACACTTCCAATTATAACCACAAAGCGAAAAATGTTAGAACCGAATAAAGGCTACAACTGGACCTGCATCGgtagattgtggccacagtgaAGAACCTGAACTTTCCTCATCAGATCTTAAGAATGGATCCATCAGTAATTCTTTGGCTGACAAACGTTCAGGTGCTTTTGCGATGCATTTTTCTATGAACTCCCGGATAGCAGGATCCTTCACTTTCTTTAATGATGCAGGCTTGATCCCCTTTTGAACAATTCAAGAATTTAGTGAAAGGGACCTTTAGACTATCAAAGAATGTGTCCAGCTACAAGGCAAGAAACAGAGAAAGATATCATGACTTGAAACCCAATTTCTTTAGTAATATTGTGTGTCATCATTTCTTCGGTTTAATCCTGTTCCTGTATCTGGTTATTCACTCCtactctttcttttatttttctgtagTAACAGATAATAAATGCTCAAGGTAATAATTTTGGTATCATACAAGCTTCCCCTTAAAGCAGACACACGAAAGATAAATAAAGAAACTACAGACAGTAAAATCAATATAGACTTACCGCTGTCACTTTTTTGTATATCTGAGCAGCATTGGAGCATTCCACATACGGATACTCAAAGGTGACTAGCTCTATCAAGCACATACCGAAAGCATATATATCTACAAGTTCATTGTATTCTTCCTCATAAAGCTCCGGTGCCATGAATTCCGGAGTACCTATCTCATGAATCACATGTCACCTTAACCATAAAATTCAAGCATAACGCCAAATTGAAGTTATAATCAACCAACTTACCTATAACACTGTGAGCTGAACGAGCTTGCTTTAGGATAGCAGCTAGACCAAGATCACCAATTTTCACCTCTCCTTGATTCCCATTGACAAATATATTATCACATTTCAAGTCGCGATGAATAACTGGAGGATCATGACGATGAAGATATGACAACCCTTCTAAGATTTGCCTAGACCATTTCTTCAATGCCCTCACATCAACATGCTTGTGTTTCTTCCTATACCTAAACAACACAAAAACCAGTTCGAGCTTCTAAGCTCCCACTCAAGGATATCAAAAGATTCATAGCGCAGCAACTGAAAATCCAACATACTGTCTTAGAGTCCCAGACACGAAAATCTCAGTAATGAAGTTGATATGCTCGTTCTTTGTATCGACCCACGAGTTGTAAAACTTGATAATGTTCTTATGCTTGAGAGTTTTGAGCAGGTGCACTTCAGAAAACAACCTCTCCAAATCAACAGAATTTTTCAACAGATCAGCAAGTTTCACCTGATTCCAAGCCACCTCTATGCCTTCCAACTCATCAAAAGCCCTATATCTAATTTCCACCAGTAAAATCAAGGATAAACAAAACTTAAATGAAAATCAGAAATCATCAAATCACATTAAATTCCATACACTTTTTTGAAAGCCCCCTTTCCTAGAACTTCTTTATACTGCAAAAAACCAACACGAacataactaaattaactaATTGACCGCCAACAAGAACACAAAACAATTAAGCTGAACACCAGAACACAAAATCACAACAACATTAAGGAACGAAACAttatccatcttcatcaacaaaaTAATACACGAGCTAAAGAAATTGCACGAACCCGACCGTAGCGACCGGAGGGATCCACCTCGACGAATTCGGGCACAATATCGCAATCGTCCGATCCGGCCTCGGACGCCGAGTCTTGCACCATTTTCGCGCCTAATTCAAACGCAACCAATCAAAAACGTAATCTGATTCAGATCTACTACTGAAAATTACTCTCTTTGCCACAATCCGATGGCCGAAATTGTATTTTAATTCCAATATTTCGCGCTTAGATGAATGAAACAGTGATAACTCGAATTTGCGAACGTATGAAATTTGTTTGGATTGACGTAAACTGGATTTTGTTGGGTTGGAGCGAATCTACGTCGGTTATGCATATGTATATCTAACTTTCTATTATCTTTTCTAAGTTGTTTTCATCTTAAAgttatagtaatatttaaagcgttttaaaaaataattataaaaagaaCGAATGATTAGTTTATAATGACAACTTTTTTACAAAAGGAGggttaacatttttttaatcatgATTTAAATGTAAACATTGtttaacaaataaaaacggAATATTTATACACCACCAAAAATTGATGGAgagtaagaccatccacaataggaatagctcagcaatagcccatccatagcctagccactgccacatcatcagcactaaaaatcctcctgccacatcatcaaaacaagcaaatagcccagcaatagcccagccatagtccagccacatactatccacattactattaacaaatatatacaaaataaaataattaacaataacacaatatacggaattaaatttacaatacaaaaacaagaaaattcactaatattaataaaatttaaaaagtacattaattaaaaaaaattacataattaaaaaaaactaacggcggtcaatcctccgcgccgataactcttcaattaaatccttttggagtcgaatatgagccgtcgtttggcgcatgtcggcatgtgcttgtaggaggccgtcttcatcgtgaggtacccctccgtacgttgggggtggccacgtcgtggcttggaccggcttcattatcgtcgttgacccaattggtca contains:
- the LOC121791221 gene encoding probable serine/threonine-protein kinase WNK3, encoding MVQDSASEAGSDDCDIVPEFVEVDPSGRYGRYKEVLGKGAFKKVYRAFDELEGIEVAWNQVKLADLLKNSVDLERLFSEVHLLKTLKHKNIIKFYNSWVDTKNEHINFITEIFVSGTLRQYRKKHKHVDVRALKKWSRQILEGLSYLHRHDPPVIHRDLKCDNIFVNGNQGEVKIGDLGLAAILKQARSAHSVIGTPEFMAPELYEEEYNELVDIYAFGMCLIELVTFEYPYVECSNAAQIYKKVTAGIKPASLKKVKDPAIREFIEKCIAKAPERLSAKELLMDPFLRSDEESSGSSLWPQSTDAGDNGNWFDIGANQDSGFEGSRDFTLQGHRKDHNTIFLKLRIADASGHIRNIHFPFDVEEDTSTAVASEMVEELDLTDHDVSVIADMIDSEFQSLIPDWTPRGTANSGSFNGQTMIEFGVLGTHGDMSSSPTMHENHPSGPLVLERLPSGRKYWSDSPKACGGCSPLKAGPSNLMSADSTTSGDSWSEVTSRSPFSHKDNNTSHNVSLLSHVGYDSDHEDDSKQEPNSAPSGLQFNEGHRLLGPPENRNHRQLEEKDNSSPCGSDAGGIKSVLKKLDSVLDEQYKELNDLKQMHKEAVLELLKDVPKEAHHRITRVCNAKIYGTN